In Flavobacterium piscisymbiosum, the sequence CTCTTTTACATAAGGAAATTTAAACAATTCTTTTGCTAATGGAGAAGAAGCAGTCTGATCGATATTTTTGTATTCAATCGCATTTTTGGTCAACATTCTGCTTACTACAAATTTTAAAGCAGCAGGATTTGGAGTTGTTTCTCCGTAAACCGTAATAGGTTGTTTTTTAGGCTGATTTTCGTCAATTTTTATTATAACGCCACCTTTGTTTACAAATGATTCAATTTGTTCTGCAACAGCATCTTTTACATCATCCCATTCTACAATACTGTATCTTTCAATTGCAATAAAGTTTCCTGAAATATATACCGTTTTTACAAACGGAAGATAGAATAATTGTTGTGCTAAAGGCGATGCTTGTGCTTCATCGATATTTTTAAATTCAAAATTTTGATTTTTTGTAATGAAATCTTCAAATTCGAACTTTAGAATAGTTGGATTTTGAGTTTCTTTTATGGTGATTTTTGTCATGATTTGTAATTTTCTACAAATTTAGTAAAGTTATTTTCTACTAATAGCTATATTTGATTTTTTAATAAAATAATTAAGACTCTTTTCAAATTAATCGTATTAAATTATGAGAGTCTGAAATTTATACCAACAAAATTACCTTTATGAAATTTAGAATCAGGGTTTTATTTATTTTTTTAATCGTAACATTTTATTCCTATTCACAAGAGGGAATACCTGTTTATTCCGATTATTTATCAGATAATTATTACTTGATTCACCCCTCAATGGCAGGCGCTGCCAATTGTGCCAAAATAAGATTGACGGCCAGAAAACAATGGTTTGGTCAGGAAGATGCACCGCAACTTCAAACCTTAACATTTAATGGTAGAGTGGGAGAACGTTCAGGAGCCGGGATTATTATTTTTAATGATAAAAACGGTTATCATTCACAAAAAGGAGTAAAGCTTACTTACGCGCATCATATCATGTTTTCAAGAGATGAACTCGATTTAAATCAGCTTTCGTTTGGTATTAGCGGAGGATTGATTCAGAGTCAGCTGGATGAAACTAAATTTGGAGGAACTTTTGATCCAATTGTTTTTGGTCAGATCCAGAAGGATTCTTATTTTAATGTTGATGTTGGAGCCTCTTATAATTATCTTGATTTTTATGCTCATGCGACAGTACAAGGATTACTGGAAACCAGAAGGCAATTATATACGGATTACGAAAGTGATAATGTTAGAAAGTTTTTATTGAGCGCAGGATATGTTTTTGGTAAAAGAAATAGCATTACCTGGGAACCATCGGTTTTGTTTCAATTGTTTGATAAAACCAATGAAAAGGCGATTGATTTGAACATGAAAGCTTATAAAAATATGGATTTTGGTAGTTTATGGGCTGCATTATCTTACAGAAGAAGTTTTGATGGAGCACAATACAGTACTACAAGTGGAGTAGCGGGGCAAAAATTGCAATATATTACGCCTATAGTTGGTGTAAATTATAAAAACTTTATGTTTGCGTATACCTACTCACAGGTTACCGGCGACGTAAAGTTTGATACAGGAGGATACCATCAAATTACTTTAGGAATCAATTTATTCTGTAAAAAAGAACGTTACGATTGTAATTGTCCGGCAATTAATTAAATTTTTTTATCATGCTTATTAAATCTGTAAACGGAAAAACACCTTCTATCCCGGAGGATTGTTATGTTGCTGAAAATGCTACAATTGTTGGAGATGTTATTTTTGGAGATTCCTGCAGCGTTTGGTTTAATGCTGTAATTCGCGGCGATGTAAATTTTATTTCGATAGGGAATAAGGTTAATATTCAGGACGGAGCAGTTATTCATTGTACATATCAAAAACATCCTACTATTATAGGAAACAATGTTTCGATAGGACATAACGCGATTGTGCACGGATGTACGATTCATGACAATGTTTTGATAGGAATGGGCGCTATCGTAATGGATAATTGCGTTGTAGAAAGTAACTCCATTATTGCTGCCGGTGCTGTTGTAACACAAAACACAATTGTTGCATCAGGAACTATTTACGCAGGTGTTCCTGCAAAAAAAGTGAAAGACATTGATCAGTCAGACTTTGCGGGCGAAATAGAGCGAATTTCGAACAATTATGTAATGTATTCGGGTTGGTTTAAAAATGAAAAATAAGAATTCTTAAATTCCAAAAAATTCAAGCTCCAAATTCCAATACAGGTGCGTATAAAATAAAAAATCCAAATTCCAATAGGGTGTCAAACATCTTTGGAATTTGGAATTTTTTATTTTTTGGAATTTAAAGGAACTAAAGGTTGATTCTTTCGAAAAAAGCATTTTTGTAACTTTCGCTTATTGGGATTCGTTTATCACTAATCAGAACTTTATTTTTTTGTATCGATTTTACATGTTTTATATTGATGATATACGATCTGTGAATTCGTGAAAAACCTTTGCTTGAAAGTAAGTTTTCAAGTTTTATTAAACTAATTAAAGTCAGCGTGAATTTATTATCTGTAGTATAAATTTTGACGTAATCTTTTAATCCTTCGATAAATAAAATATCTGCAAAATTCATTTTTACGTTTTCATATTCAGCTCGTACAAACATAAAATCCTGTTGTAATTCAGGAGCTGTTGTGTTTTCAGAAATAGCCTGAACGATAGTTGTTGGATTTAA encodes:
- a CDS encoding PorP/SprF family type IX secretion system membrane protein, encoding MKFRIRVLFIFLIVTFYSYSQEGIPVYSDYLSDNYYLIHPSMAGAANCAKIRLTARKQWFGQEDAPQLQTLTFNGRVGERSGAGIIIFNDKNGYHSQKGVKLTYAHHIMFSRDELDLNQLSFGISGGLIQSQLDETKFGGTFDPIVFGQIQKDSYFNVDVGASYNYLDFYAHATVQGLLETRRQLYTDYESDNVRKFLLSAGYVFGKRNSITWEPSVLFQLFDKTNEKAIDLNMKAYKNMDFGSLWAALSYRRSFDGAQYSTTSGVAGQKLQYITPIVGVNYKNFMFAYTYSQVTGDVKFDTGGYHQITLGINLFCKKERYDCNCPAIN
- a CDS encoding LytR/AlgR family response regulator transcription factor, which translates into the protein MKCVIIDDEPLAVELLEDFVRKVDSLELIHTFNNAIDAVSFINQNNIDLIFLDIQMPHFSGIDFLNTIEKKPLVIFTTAYSDYAVEGFNLGAVDYLVKPIPFHRFLKSVVRAQQVLNPTTIVQAISENTTAPELQQDFMFVRAEYENVKMNFADILFIEGLKDYVKIYTTDNKFTLTLISLIKLENLLSSKGFSRIHRSYIINIKHVKSIQKNKVLISDKRIPISESYKNAFFERINL
- a CDS encoding NifU family protein yields the protein MTKITIKETQNPTILKFEFEDFITKNQNFEFKNIDEAQASPLAQQLFYLPFVKTVYISGNFIAIERYSIVEWDDVKDAVAEQIESFVNKGGVIIKIDENQPKKQPITVYGETTPNPAALKFVVSRMLTKNAIEYKNIDQTASSPLAKELFKFPYVKEVFIDENYISVTKYDINDWDEITLEVRTFIKQYIENGGTVLDESLIEVATKNDVTKDEAFDKLDVTSQQIINILEEYVKPAVAADGGNIAFDSYNEEDKTVKVILQGACSGCPSSTFTLKSGIENMLKSMLNDEAIKVEAVNA
- a CDS encoding gamma carbonic anhydrase family protein; its protein translation is MLIKSVNGKTPSIPEDCYVAENATIVGDVIFGDSCSVWFNAVIRGDVNFISIGNKVNIQDGAVIHCTYQKHPTIIGNNVSIGHNAIVHGCTIHDNVLIGMGAIVMDNCVVESNSIIAAGAVVTQNTIVASGTIYAGVPAKKVKDIDQSDFAGEIERISNNYVMYSGWFKNEK